A single window of Paenibacillus sp. SYP-B4298 DNA harbors:
- a CDS encoding VanW family protein, with the protein MKKLHLAFIIVGVILLILATGWGLLYIYSTGKKVPEGARAGAVEIGGMSVQQAWTALNEAWDDFEQRPVHILLNESSSMEHSWALRQLGIAVERAAIKPVLDQLLEGNMIQRALYRYNFAGELPVAVTLDAQQLGLSLRKHWGWLEFNEPANARRIITSQDRIIYEPHHNGYRLDSEPLAGVLTAWAGQALNRPEQAGEERFMLGLKTLRPALTLERLQRQGIERKIASFSTSFARSSEGRAYNVASTAQVLNGWELAPGEVFDYSRIIQAAREHYGFREAPVIVNGRIVPGIGGGICQVSSTLYNAALLAGLEIVERRNHSTPISYVPMGRDATFAEGYLNFRFRNTTGHHLAIRTEVFERVLTVKLFGTMPASTTYRIESKLVKQLPPPTRKVRSGAAPRGGRVLIQPGKPGYVVEVYRIKLESGKQTARELISTDTYPPQATIIGVSAADPLQFEPAPPASAWDAEPELWPREPLIVEDGFLPDSDKKHSDQGLLHGENN; encoded by the coding sequence GTGAAGAAGCTGCATCTTGCATTTATCATTGTCGGCGTCATTCTCCTCATCCTCGCCACCGGCTGGGGGCTGCTCTACATCTATTCTACGGGCAAAAAGGTTCCAGAGGGGGCGCGCGCAGGCGCCGTGGAGATTGGGGGGATGAGCGTACAGCAGGCTTGGACAGCACTAAATGAAGCCTGGGACGACTTCGAGCAGCGTCCCGTGCACATCCTGCTGAACGAATCCTCAAGCATGGAGCACAGTTGGGCGCTGCGGCAGCTCGGCATTGCAGTAGAGCGTGCCGCCATCAAGCCCGTGCTCGACCAGCTCCTGGAGGGAAATATGATTCAGAGGGCGCTCTATCGCTACAACTTTGCCGGCGAGCTGCCTGTAGCGGTGACGCTCGACGCTCAGCAACTGGGACTTTCGCTTCGCAAGCATTGGGGATGGCTCGAATTCAACGAGCCAGCCAATGCACGGCGAATCATTACGTCCCAGGATCGCATCATCTATGAACCGCATCATAATGGCTACAGGCTGGACAGCGAGCCATTGGCCGGCGTACTGACCGCCTGGGCAGGACAAGCTCTGAATCGCCCGGAGCAAGCGGGAGAGGAGCGATTCATGCTGGGACTTAAGACGCTCCGCCCGGCGCTTACACTGGAGCGACTGCAGCGTCAGGGGATCGAGCGGAAAATAGCCAGCTTCAGCACAAGCTTTGCCCGAAGCTCGGAAGGGCGAGCCTATAATGTAGCCTCCACAGCTCAAGTCCTTAATGGCTGGGAACTGGCTCCCGGCGAGGTGTTCGACTATAGCCGGATCATCCAGGCCGCTAGAGAGCACTATGGCTTCCGCGAGGCTCCAGTCATCGTCAACGGCAGGATAGTGCCCGGTATCGGCGGCGGAATCTGCCAGGTGTCCAGCACATTATACAATGCTGCGCTGCTCGCCGGACTGGAGATTGTGGAGCGCCGCAACCATTCGACCCCGATCTCCTATGTGCCCATGGGGCGGGATGCTACCTTTGCCGAGGGCTATCTGAACTTCCGCTTTCGCAACACGACCGGGCATCATCTGGCGATACGTACAGAGGTGTTTGAACGGGTGCTCACGGTCAAGCTGTTCGGGACGATGCCTGCGTCCACAACCTACCGGATCGAGAGCAAGCTGGTCAAGCAGCTTCCGCCACCGACTCGCAAGGTGCGGAGCGGGGCCGCTCCGCGCGGCGGACGAGTTCTGATCCAACCCGGCAAGCCTGGCTATGTCGTCGAGGTGTACCGAATCAAGCTGGAATCAGGGAAGCAGACCGCTCGCGAGCTGATCTCGACCGATACCTACCCGCCACAGGCGACGATCATTGGCGTATCCGCTGCCGACCCGCTCCAGTTCGAGCCGGCGCCGCCAGCATCCGCCTGGGATGCGGAGCCCGAGCTATGGCCGCGTGAGCCGCTCATCGTCGAGGACGGCTTCCTGCCGGATAGCGATAAGAAGCATAGCGATCAGGGCCTACTGCACGGCGAGAATAATTAG
- the ftsE gene encoding cell division ATP-binding protein FtsE, whose product MIEMQDIWKTYSNGTHALRGVSVLIEKNEFVYLVGPSGAGKSTFMKLIYREEVPTKGQISVNGFNIGKLKPRKIPYVRRNIGVIFQDFRLLPKMTAYENVAFAMEVIETPRRQIRKRTMEVLELVGLKGKHDSFPAQLSGGEQQRVGIARAIVNNPAVIIADEPTGNLDPETSWDIMNLLEEINFRGTTIVMATHNRDIVNKLRKRVIAIEDGLIARDEARGEYGYEI is encoded by the coding sequence GTGATCGAGATGCAAGACATTTGGAAGACGTACTCGAACGGTACGCATGCGCTGCGCGGCGTCTCCGTTTTAATAGAAAAGAATGAATTTGTCTATCTGGTCGGACCCTCTGGCGCCGGGAAATCGACCTTCATGAAGCTTATCTATAGGGAAGAGGTGCCAACGAAGGGACAGATTTCGGTCAACGGCTTTAATATCGGCAAGCTGAAGCCGCGCAAAATTCCGTATGTTCGCCGTAATATCGGCGTTATCTTTCAAGATTTTCGCCTGCTGCCCAAGATGACCGCTTATGAGAATGTTGCTTTTGCGATGGAGGTCATCGAGACGCCGCGGCGGCAGATTCGCAAGCGAACGATGGAGGTGCTGGAGCTGGTAGGGCTCAAGGGCAAGCATGACAGCTTCCCTGCACAGCTCTCGGGTGGAGAGCAGCAGCGTGTCGGCATTGCCAGAGCGATCGTGAATAACCCTGCGGTTATCATCGCGGATGAGCCTACGGGCAATCTTGATCCGGAGACGTCGTGGGACATTATGAATCTGCTGGAGGAAATTAATTTTCGCGGTACGACCATCGTAATGGCGACTCATAACCGGGACATTGTGAACAAGCTGCGCAAGCGCGTTATTGCTATCGAGGATGGCTTGATTGCGCGGGACGAGGCAAGAGGGGAGTACGGTTATGAGATTTAG
- the ftsX gene encoding permease-like cell division protein FtsX, with amino-acid sequence MRFSTILRHIREGVKNIIRNGWMSFASISSIVISLFILGVFLLLALNVNNLASQIESQVQIKVYLQLEVEQSKIEELRNTIANMPEVKSAEFVSKADGLELLRESLGEDGKDLLEGFDETNNPLPDSFTIEVFEPQTISFVANKIKAINEADPTLPITNVKYGQGTVETLFKFTTAVRNIGLVIVAGLALTAMFLISNTIKVTILARRREIAIMKLVGATNHFIRWPFFIEGALIGIIGSAITAGVLLVLYEQLVQMSQFELGLMMIKLVQTQEAAWMVAGILLGIGTLIGIWGSTISVRKYLKV; translated from the coding sequence ATGAGATTTAGCACCATTCTCCGCCATATTCGAGAAGGCGTCAAAAATATTATTCGCAACGGCTGGATGTCGTTCGCTTCGATTAGTTCGATTGTTATTTCCCTGTTTATTCTCGGTGTGTTTCTGCTGCTGGCGCTTAACGTGAACAACCTCGCGAGCCAGATCGAGAGCCAGGTGCAGATTAAGGTCTATTTGCAGCTAGAGGTAGAACAGAGCAAGATTGAGGAGCTGCGCAATACGATTGCCAATATGCCTGAGGTGAAGTCGGCGGAGTTCGTCTCCAAGGCGGACGGTTTGGAGCTGCTGCGTGAAAGTCTGGGCGAGGACGGCAAGGATCTGCTCGAGGGGTTCGACGAGACGAACAATCCGCTGCCGGATTCGTTCACGATCGAGGTGTTCGAGCCGCAGACGATCTCATTTGTAGCGAATAAGATCAAGGCGATTAATGAAGCAGACCCGACATTGCCCATCACGAATGTTAAGTATGGACAGGGCACGGTGGAGACGCTGTTCAAATTCACGACAGCCGTGCGCAATATCGGGCTTGTTATTGTCGCGGGTCTGGCGCTGACGGCGATGTTCCTGATCTCCAATACGATTAAGGTTACGATTTTGGCGCGCCGTCGCGAGATTGCGATTATGAAGCTTGTGGGCGCGACGAATCATTTTATACGCTGGCCGTTCTTTATTGAGGGAGCGCTGATTGGCATCATCGGATCGGCGATTACAGCGGGCGTGCTGCTGGTGCTGTATGAGCAATTGGTGCAGATGTCGCAGTTCGAGCTTGGCCTGATGATGATTAAGCTGGTTCAGACTCAGGAGGCTGCCTGGATGGTTGCAGGCATATTGCTCGGCATCGGAACGTTGATAGGCATTTGGGGGAGTACGATTTCGGTTCGCAAGTACTTGAAAGTGTAG
- a CDS encoding murein hydrolase activator EnvC family protein, whose translation MKKALTLLTVLAMAIILLQPTGGQAATSQVDKINRELAKVRSEMKAAANSKANAEQEYKEIEQKKEETAQSIMKIMDQINQTTENMQSTRDKLDVTERELLEAGEALQEAEKRIEARDKLLKSRVRLMYTSGSVSYLDVMMSATSFSDFLDRFDSIQSILSQDKVILAEHKKDKELIEVKKAEVETKLAEVKDLYGRLEVYYAQLVDKEKEKERMILSYSEQMEQLEEVSAEQEELILKLAKKASDLEKERNRVQSHYKAGGKLLRPIGDGYRTSSGFGPRTHPITGQKGKMHNGVDFAAPSGTAIYAAESGVVLVAQATSGYGNTVIIDHGNGLWTLYAHIRQGGIKVEVGEEVKRGQKIAEVGSTGNSTGNHLHFEVRLNEKPQNPMNYIR comes from the coding sequence GTGAAAAAAGCCTTAACGCTTCTTACTGTTCTGGCAATGGCGATCATATTGCTGCAGCCCACAGGAGGGCAGGCGGCGACGTCACAAGTGGACAAGATCAATCGCGAGCTGGCTAAGGTTCGCTCCGAGATGAAGGCGGCGGCCAACAGCAAGGCGAATGCAGAGCAAGAGTATAAGGAAATCGAGCAGAAGAAGGAAGAGACCGCCCAATCGATCATGAAGATTATGGATCAGATCAATCAGACCACCGAGAACATGCAGTCCACCCGCGACAAGCTGGACGTTACAGAGCGCGAGCTGCTGGAGGCCGGAGAGGCGCTTCAGGAGGCGGAGAAGCGGATTGAAGCGCGGGACAAGCTGCTGAAGTCGCGTGTTCGGTTGATGTATACGAGCGGCTCTGTATCGTATCTGGATGTGATGATGAGCGCCACCAGCTTCTCTGATTTCCTCGATCGCTTCGATTCGATACAATCGATTCTGTCTCAGGATAAGGTGATATTGGCGGAGCATAAGAAGGATAAGGAACTGATTGAGGTCAAGAAGGCCGAGGTAGAGACGAAGCTGGCAGAGGTGAAGGATCTCTACGGTCGCCTGGAGGTATACTATGCGCAATTGGTAGACAAGGAGAAGGAGAAGGAGAGAATGATCCTCTCCTATTCCGAGCAGATGGAGCAGCTGGAGGAGGTATCGGCGGAGCAGGAGGAGCTGATCCTCAAGCTGGCCAAGAAGGCCTCCGATCTGGAGAAGGAACGCAACCGTGTGCAGTCGCATTACAAGGCCGGCGGCAAGCTGCTGCGTCCGATCGGCGATGGGTACCGTACCAGCTCGGGATTTGGGCCGCGTACACATCCGATTACCGGGCAGAAAGGAAAGATGCATAATGGCGTCGACTTTGCTGCGCCAAGCGGCACGGCTATCTATGCAGCGGAATCTGGTGTTGTGCTGGTAGCTCAGGCGACGAGCGGTTATGGCAATACGGTCATTATCGATCATGGCAACGGCTTGTGGACGCTGTATGCGCATATTCGCCAAGGCGGAATCAAGGTTGAGGTGGGCGAAGAGGTGAAGCGCGGTCAAAAGATCGCGGAGGTTGGATCAACAGGCAATTCGACAGGGAATCACCTGCATTTCGAAGTGCGTTTGAATGAAAAACCGCAAAATCCAATGAATTATATTCGCTAA
- a CDS encoding S41 family peptidase codes for MKFKGRTVLVFILLTMASSVLVTLVLADRLVLDGSRGLASAVPSVNGQGLTKQEEDKLSAVLSLIETKYYKDVDRGKVVDGAINGMMAALDDPYSAYMEKETATHFTESIEGSFSGIGAEVTMEGGNIVIVSPIKDSPAERAGLMPKDVLLSVNGESLSGLQLNEAVAKIRGPKGTKAKVQIRRAGVDQPISLVLVRDDIDVETVYAKLLEDGVGLIEIRQFSMNTGERFLEELEGLEKKGLKGLVIDVRNNPGGVLPIVVSIAQPFIKKGEPIVMIEEKGGAREQTLSKGNGRSYPIVVLTNKGSASASEVLAGALRERAGAVIVGETSYGKGTVQVSYNKVLGDGSLVKMTIAKWLTPDGNWVHEKGITPDVEVLPPDYYSAPRLSKQTVLEQDMLSEEIRSMQLMLGGLGYQVDRKDGYFSKQTAEAVKAFQRAEGLSVTGKLDKASAEKLEQQLILFVRNEKNDVQLIKAIETVKEKISR; via the coding sequence ATGAAATTCAAAGGGCGTACAGTGCTTGTATTCATATTGCTGACCATGGCATCGTCCGTTCTCGTCACACTGGTGCTCGCTGACCGCCTTGTGCTGGATGGCAGCAGAGGACTTGCTTCAGCGGTGCCATCTGTGAACGGGCAAGGCTTGACCAAGCAGGAGGAGGACAAGCTGAGCGCTGTGCTGTCCTTGATCGAGACGAAGTATTACAAGGATGTTGACAGGGGCAAGGTGGTTGACGGTGCAATCAATGGCATGATGGCCGCGCTCGACGATCCGTATTCGGCGTATATGGAGAAGGAGACAGCAACGCATTTCACGGAGTCGATTGAAGGCTCCTTCTCCGGCATTGGAGCTGAGGTGACGATGGAGGGCGGCAATATCGTCATCGTCTCTCCGATCAAGGATTCGCCTGCAGAGCGAGCAGGACTGATGCCTAAGGATGTTCTGCTGTCCGTAAATGGAGAGAGTCTGTCGGGGCTGCAGCTCAATGAAGCGGTAGCCAAAATCCGCGGTCCCAAGGGGACGAAGGCCAAGGTGCAGATTCGGCGGGCTGGCGTCGACCAGCCGATCTCGCTCGTGCTCGTGCGCGACGACATCGATGTGGAGACGGTCTACGCGAAGCTGTTGGAGGATGGTGTCGGCCTGATCGAGATCCGGCAATTCTCGATGAACACGGGTGAGCGTTTCTTGGAGGAGCTGGAGGGGCTGGAGAAGAAGGGGCTGAAGGGTCTCGTTATTGATGTGCGCAACAATCCGGGAGGCGTGCTGCCGATTGTGGTGTCCATTGCCCAGCCGTTCATAAAGAAAGGCGAGCCGATCGTCATGATCGAGGAGAAGGGCGGCGCGCGTGAGCAGACGCTGTCCAAGGGGAACGGGAGAAGCTATCCGATCGTCGTCTTGACGAATAAGGGCAGTGCGAGCGCATCTGAGGTGCTGGCCGGGGCGCTTCGTGAGCGTGCCGGAGCGGTCATCGTCGGCGAAACCTCCTACGGCAAAGGGACAGTGCAGGTGAGCTACAACAAGGTGCTGGGGGATGGAAGCCTGGTGAAGATGACCATTGCCAAATGGCTGACGCCAGATGGCAACTGGGTGCATGAGAAGGGAATTACCCCGGATGTCGAGGTTCTCCCGCCAGATTATTATAGCGCGCCGCGATTATCCAAGCAGACGGTGCTGGAGCAGGATATGCTGAGCGAGGAAATTCGCAGCATGCAGCTCATGCTGGGCGGGCTGGGCTACCAGGTTGACCGCAAGGACGGCTATTTCAGCAAGCAGACAGCGGAAGCGGTGAAGGCTTTCCAGCGTGCCGAGGGTCTGTCCGTAACGGGTAAGTTAGATAAGGCGAGCGCGGAGAAATTGGAGCAGCAGCTTATTCTATTTGTGCGCAATGAGAAGAATGACGTACAGCTTATCAAGGCTATTGAAACGGTGAAGGAAAAAATTAGCAGGTAA